The window TACTCGTCTCAAGCCCTTGACCAAGTGTGCTGCATTTAGACATCAAACGAGGTTAGTCAATGTTCAAGACATGTGGTTATGACGTTATAAATACAGATGTACCTGAGATTCTGAAGTCCCCACCACAAACAGAAGAAGTATTTAGCTACAAAGCTCTCAGACGAGACAATGCCAGAAGACAAGGCTCTTAAGTAGATTCCAAAATCAAAAGGAGGATTGTCACCATCAGTCACATTGACAGGACAACTTTTCTGAAGAACAGACTCTTTGATAGTGTTCCAAGCAGCGTAACCATCCATGTTTTCATTACCGCAAAACAGGAAGTTTCTGGTACAGTTCTGGCCATCAACAAGACAAGCCTTCTTCCAGCAACCGTTGACTCGTTCTAAAGCCAGTAAGTACCATAACGCCCCAACAATCTGAAAAGGTAAAGAGTTATATGAAcatattgtttttaaaagatataaaaggaAGAGAGTGCAAAAAGTAGTAAGTAACTGACATGACTAGCAAGCATGTAGAGTAGCAAGTAATAAGCTGCACCAGCCCAAGCTGTCTCAGCAAACACCCCAGCTGTTCTCTTGAGCTCTTTGCTTAAGGGATATATCCGAATAAACCGCGGAATATACTGAACTAAAATGATGGAACGTAACGCTTGCTTTGTTTCCAACACACTCCCACCTGTAGATGTGTAGAGAAATCTCCAAACTACAATctgaaacaacaacaacaacaaaaatgacATTAACTAGTCATCATTTTAGTTCAATATGAAGCAGTGTTCTAAAAAATAGCTTTAAGTCGgcataacaatttttgtataacACATTGTGTTAAAAAAATCAGTATAGACGCCCGCCTAATCAATATAATAGACTATAAAGCACCTAGTTACCGCCTAGCGATTTTTTGAAGCAATGAATCAACAAAAGTGTTTTCTGCTATTACCTGTGGAAGTGGAAGCACAGAAAGAAAGTCAACGATGAAGTACTGCTGCAGATACCGCTTAGCTATCTGTGCAGGATCAATCACAAGCTCGCCTCTCCCAAAAACCCTAGAAGAAGGAGCCACAAAAGCTGTCCTAAACTGCAGAGCCATCCGGAAAAGATAAAACACATCGATGAAAGTCCTCAGCGTTGTTGCAATGGTAGCCAATCTCCGGTCAATGCCGATACACTTGCCGCTATCATTAATAAACGGAAGATACAAGAAGAGAGGATCCACTGACACAGCGAGGATGCAAGAAGTGACAAAGAGCTTGTTGCATAGCAAAAGAAACTTGTCCTGCGGATCAAATATCTTCCTTTCAGATACTTTGagatcttctggaaacacagcTCGCGAAACGCCGAGACCGATCGATCTTCCTAGAGACCAGAGCCCTTTGGAGCCTCTTCTAAAACCTTTCTTAAAGGAACCAGATGATGCATTGTTGTTGTTGCCTTGGCCAGCACCATTAGCACGTGATGGTCCTTGGAGATTGAGTGTGCATTTGTTGAGACCTGCTTCAGCGCCCTGCGAGTATCTAGAATCCATACTATCCAACCTGTGAAGAACAAAAGAAACTAAAGAAAGACtttaactttcttttttttttttcaaactcagacttcaactttcaaaaccaaaaaaaataaaaggacaACACAAGATGTCTGAAACATGCTAAAGTCTTTGTCTGAACAATTAAAACTAAGTTACCTTACGAACTTCTCGCGTTGGCCACTGATAACTTGTGATTTTACTGATTTTTTGACACAGTCGAACATGCTTTTGTCTCCCTCCCTCTGTGACTTAACTCATGAATCACAAAGTGCAAAACCTGCTTTTacgcaaataaaaaataaataaagagacagttatcattaaaaaaaaaaactgaatatatAAAAGAACCAAACATGTGATGTTTGGTTCCAGAATTTCTGTCAGAATCATTGGTATCATGGTTTGGTTTTAAAAGCCGGTAATACAGTAAGAACATTCATCCATTGTCGTTGACCTAATATTCCAAATTGACTGAAAATTTAAAACCTTTAAATCGAAACATCTGTAAAGGAAGGACGGCTCATACGAAAAATCATcactttaaatataaaatgagtttttttttattttttcgcaGCATCAAAACGGTGCAAGAAGTAGACAATCAAAGATCATTAGACAAGAGTAATTAATAGGGAGTGTAATGAataccgaagaagaagaagaagtaagagGGTATATGAAGAAGTTGCAGGcggagatgaagaggaagaagaaagagaagaatggGTGGAAGAAGGAGACGAAGTCGTTTCAGACAAAGAGAGATTTATAAAAGAAAGGATTTTTGAGACGAAAATTGAGAAACTGTCTCTCCGTGCCGCCCGGGTCGGGTCCACCCACCCCTCTTTACTTACTGCCGTCCCATCTCTCTAATTCTTTTTGCGTTCGttagttattaataaaatcaattaagttAACCctacttaatattttttattgctttacattatttacacgtacttatttttattaaaaaaaccttagaaattatttatttaatttgagaTTATGATATCTAACTTTTCCATTTTGAAAACACACATACGTTGTAGCTTTTGTCTTTTGGCAACTTACCAAATTAGGATTCAAGTACGACagattttatatcaaaaatagaattttaattattcTTTCATCGGCCAACTTGTTATATGATAAGGATTTGAGGGAATGGTAgactctctcccttctctcttaCGGTCTtgtgagagaaaaaaaaagagagtcgTGGTGGTTCccttttcttcctcttcttggcTTGTAACATCGTCTCTGGTACATCGTTGTCTCCTTGACGAGGTGTAGCTGGTTTTGACCCTGGTGGTTCGTGATCTTCAAGACGGAATCATCCAGCTTCGGCGTACTTCTTGGCGGTTTGATGGATCTCCGCAAGATTGGCGTTTTGTCTATCCCTTCATCGATTGATCTCCTCGCCGGACAGACAGTCGAAGTTCGATTGGAGATTTGATCTTGAGTGAAGGATGGTTGATTCGAAACAGAGAGTATGAGTTTGGATGAGATCTCGATTCTTATCGATTGATGCTCTCCAAAGCTCAAGGTATGTGTTGTAGCCGATGAAGCCTATACCTTTCAATACAGTCGTTGGAGGTGGCTCTTTCGGTGGTTATGGTTGAATTCCCGGTGGTTCTGATGGTGAATTTGCATGGTGTTTGTTTCGGTGATGAAGCTTGAAGTCGAAAAAACCAGTGGAGACTCGTGTTTTCGAGTTGACTCCGGTGGGTTACGGTGGTTCCGGTGAATCATCGGATGTTTCTCCGGTGTTGATTCCCGAAGCGGTGATAGGGATGGAGCATGACGACGCGTGTTTACTTGATGGCTGAGGTTCAAACACGTGTTTTGTCTTCTGTTTGGTTTTTTGGTTTGGGCTCTTCTTTGGCTTGGGCCTTTGTATGGAGTTTCTGTGGTTAATATACTTCTGTTTGGGCTTTGTCTTTTTTGGACATTGACCTATAATAAAATTcagatgagaaaaaaaaagaaaaaaagttatatgataaggattttttttgtatttttgccGGTTGTACAATGATGACTTCTATAAAATGATTGGGAGTAGCACAAATGTCAGTAAGAACATTCATCCATTGTCGTTGACCTAATATTCCAAATTGACTGAAAATTTAAAACCT of the Brassica rapa cultivar Chiifu-401-42 chromosome A03, CAAS_Brap_v3.01, whole genome shotgun sequence genome contains:
- the LOC103861975 gene encoding putative cyclic nucleotide-gated ion channel 9 isoform X1 produces the protein MFDCVKKSVKSQVISGQREKFVRLDSMDSRYSQGAEAGLNKCTLNLQGPSRANGAGQGNNNNASSGSFKKGFRRGSKGLWSLGRSIGLGVSRAVFPEDLKVSERKIFDPQDKFLLLCNKLFVTSCILAVSVDPLFLYLPFINDSGKCIGIDRRLATIATTLRTFIDVFYLFRMALQFRTAFVAPSSRVFGRGELVIDPAQIAKRYLQQYFIVDFLSVLPLPQIVVWRFLYTSTGGSVLETKQALRSIILVQYIPRFIRIYPLSKELKRTAGVFAETAWAGAAYYLLLYMLASHIVGALWYLLALERVNGCWKKACLVDGQNCTRNFLFCGNENMDGYAAWNTIKESVLQKSCPVNVTDGDNPPFDFGIYLRALSSGIVSSESFVAKYFFCLWWGLQNLSTLGQGLETSTYPGEIIFSIALAVAGLLLFALLIGNMQTYLQSLTIRLEEMRVKRRDSEQWMHHRMLPPDLRERVRRYDQYKWLETKGVDEENLVQNLPKDLRRDIKRHLCLALVRRVPLFENMEERLLDAICERLKPCLYTEKSYLVREGDPVNEMLFIIRGRLESVTTDGGRSGFFNRSLLKEGDFCGEELLTWALDPKSGSNLPSSTRTAKALTEVEAFALIADELKFVASQFRRLHSRQVQHTFRFYSQQWRTWAAIFIQAAWRRYVKKKKLEQLKKEEEEEGEGHVASIRATFLASKFAANALRKVHQNRIAAKSTKELVIFQKPSEPDFSADDP
- the LOC103861975 gene encoding putative cyclic nucleotide-gated ion channel 9 isoform X2; translation: MDSRYSQGAEAGLNKCTLNLQGPSRANGAGQGNNNNASSGSFKKGFRRGSKGLWSLGRSIGLGVSRAVFPEDLKVSERKIFDPQDKFLLLCNKLFVTSCILAVSVDPLFLYLPFINDSGKCIGIDRRLATIATTLRTFIDVFYLFRMALQFRTAFVAPSSRVFGRGELVIDPAQIAKRYLQQYFIVDFLSVLPLPQIVVWRFLYTSTGGSVLETKQALRSIILVQYIPRFIRIYPLSKELKRTAGVFAETAWAGAAYYLLLYMLASHIVGALWYLLALERVNGCWKKACLVDGQNCTRNFLFCGNENMDGYAAWNTIKESVLQKSCPVNVTDGDNPPFDFGIYLRALSSGIVSSESFVAKYFFCLWWGLQNLSTLGQGLETSTYPGEIIFSIALAVAGLLLFALLIGNMQTYLQSLTIRLEEMRVKRRDSEQWMHHRMLPPDLRERVRRYDQYKWLETKGVDEENLVQNLPKDLRRDIKRHLCLALVRRVPLFENMEERLLDAICERLKPCLYTEKSYLVREGDPVNEMLFIIRGRLESVTTDGGRSGFFNRSLLKEGDFCGEELLTWALDPKSGSNLPSSTRTAKALTEVEAFALIADELKFVASQFRRLHSRQVQHTFRFYSQQWRTWAAIFIQAAWRRYVKKKKLEQLKKEEEEEGEGHVASIRATFLASKFAANALRKVHQNRIAAKSTKELVIFQKPSEPDFSADDP